GTTCGTGTGCGAACTGGAGGATCGCGTCGTTCATGACGCCACCGCCACGCCGTACTCGACGCTGTCCGCGGTGAGCTCCATGTAGGCCTCCTCGAGGGACGCGCGCTCCGTCACCAGTTCGTGCAGCCGTACGCCGAGTTCGTAGGCGAGATCGCCGACCCGTTCGGCCGGTACGCCGGTCACCACCAGCCGCTCCCCGACCGCCTCGACTCGCTCGGCCTCATCCGCCAGCCGGTCCCGCAGTACGGCGAGCTGGGTCCGGTCGGGGACCCGCGCCGCGACGGTCGTCCTGGACGACCCCGCGATCACGTCGCCGACCGCGGCGTCCGCGATGAGGCGGCCGCGACCGATCACGACCAGCTGATCGGCGGTCAGCTGCATCTCACTCATCAGATGGCTGGAGACGAAGACCGTGCGGCCCTCCGCCGCGAGCGAGCGCATCAGCTCACGGACCCAGCGAACACCGTCCGGGTCGAGGCCGTTCACCGGCTCGTCGAACATCAGCACCTCGGGATCGCCGAGCAGCGCGCCGGCGATGCCGAGCCGCTGGCCCATGCCGAGCGAGAACTGCCCGGCGCGTTTGCGCGTCACCGTGTCCAGGCCGACGATCGACAGCACCTCGTCGACGCGGGCGACCGGGACGCCGTTGCTGCGGGCCATCGCGACCAGATGGTCACGGGCGGACCGGCGAGGGTGCAGGGCTTTGGCGTCGAGCAGGGCCCCGACCTTGGTCAGCGGGCGCGGCCATTCGGCGTACGGACGTCCGTCGACGAGCGCGCTGCCCGCGGTCGGGCTGTCGAGGCCGAGGATCATCCGCATCGTGGTCGACTTGCCGGCGCCGTTCGGCCCGAGGAAGCCGGTCACCCGGCCGGGGGAGATGGTGAGGTCGAGCGAGTCCACGGCGGTCGTCCCGCCGTACCTCTTGGTGAGTCCTTCGAGCGTGATCACGCCGGGGCCCTTTCCTGGTCCTTGTGGTACCTAGAACCTAGAAATGGAGGCGCCCCCGGCACATCGGACGACCGGCTGGTCCCGACCCCTACTTTCGTCAGGTGTGTCGATACCATCTGTCCGTGACCGGTAATCGGCTGGTCGAGACCCGAGGAGTGCACGTGTCGGAAGTCAAGGTCCATCTGATCGGCGTCGAGGGCGAGGCTGAGCGGAGTGTGACCGAGACGACGACGATCGGGGAGCTGTTCGCCGGAATCTTCGGCCAGGACCGCTCCGCCATCGCCGCCCGGGTCAACGGTGAGCTGCGGGACCTGTCCCGGGTGGTCGCCGACGGCGACGAGATCGAGCCGGTCAAGGCGGGGTCCGAGGACGGCCGGTCGATCATCCGGCACTCGACCGCGCACGTCCTCGCGCAGGCGGTGCAGGACCTGTTCCCGGAGGCCAAGCTCGGCATCGGCCCGCCCGTGGAGAACGGCTTCTACTACGACTTCGACGTACCGACGCCGTTCACGCCGGACGATCTGGGCAAGCTCGAGAAGAAGATGCAGCAGATCATCAAGGAGCGGCAGCGGTTCAGCCGCCGGGTGGTGTCCGACGACGATGCCCGCGACGAGCTCGCGAGCGAGCCGTACAAGCTCGAGCTGATCGGCATCAAGGGCTCCGCGGCCGACGCCGCCGAGGGTGCGAGTGTCGAGGTCGGCGGCGGCGAGCTGACGATCTACGACAACGTCCGGCGCGACGACAGCGTCGCCTGGAAGGACCTGTGCCGCGGCCCGCACGTCCCGGCCACCGGATACCTCGGCAACTTCAAGCTGATGCGTACGGCGGCGGCGTACTGGCGGGGGAGCGAGAAGAACCCGCAGCTGCAGCGGATCTACGGCACCGCCTGGGAGTCGCGCGACGAGCTCAAGGCGTACCTGACGAGGCTCGAGGAGGCCGCCAAGCGCGACCACCGCAAGCTCGGCACCGAGCTCGACCTGTTCAGCTTCCCGGACGAGATCGGCTCCGGCCTCGCGGTGTTCCACCCCAAGGGCGGCGTACTGCGGAAGGTGATGGAGGACTACTCCCGCCAGCGGCACGTCGAGGACGACTACGAGTTCGTCTACTCGCCGCACATCACCAAGGGCCAGCTGTTCGAGACCTCCGGTCACCTGGACTGGTACGCCGACGGCATGTACCCGCCCATGCACCTGGACGAGGAGCGCGGCGCGGACGGGCAGATCCGCAAGCAGGGCCAGGACTACTACCTGAAGCCGATGAACTGCCCGATGCACAACCTGATCTTCGCGGCCCGCGGCCGGTCGTACCGGGAGCTGCCGCTGCGGCTGTTCGAGTTCGGTACGGTCTACCGGCTGGAGAAGTCCGGCGTCGTGCACGGCATGACCCGGGCCCGCGGCTTCACCCAGGACGACGCGCACATCTACTGCACCCGTGAGCAGATGCGCGACGAGCTGCGCAACCTGCTGACGTTCGTGCTCGGGCTGCTCGCCGACTACGGCCTGGACGACTTCTACCTCGAGCTCTCCACCAAGAACCCGGACAAGTTCGTCGGCTCCGACGACGTCTGGGAGGAGGCCACCGAGACGCTCCGCGAAGTTGCCGAGGGCTCCGGCCTCGAGCTGGTCCCGGACCCGGGCGGCGCCGCGTTCTACGGTCCGAAGATCTCGGTCCAGGTCAAGGACGCGATCGGCCGGACCTGGCAGATGTCGACGATCCAGC
This Kribbella sp. NBC_00482 DNA region includes the following protein-coding sequences:
- a CDS encoding ATP-binding cassette domain-containing protein; this translates as MITLEGLTKRYGGTTAVDSLDLTISPGRVTGFLGPNGAGKSTTMRMILGLDSPTAGSALVDGRPYAEWPRPLTKVGALLDAKALHPRRSARDHLVAMARSNGVPVARVDEVLSIVGLDTVTRKRAGQFSLGMGQRLGIAGALLGDPEVLMFDEPVNGLDPDGVRWVRELMRSLAAEGRTVFVSSHLMSEMQLTADQLVVIGRGRLIADAAVGDVIAGSSRTTVAARVPDRTQLAVLRDRLADEAERVEAVGERLVVTGVPAERVGDLAYELGVRLHELVTERASLEEAYMELTADSVEYGVAVAS
- the thrS gene encoding threonine--tRNA ligase encodes the protein MSEVKVHLIGVEGEAERSVTETTTIGELFAGIFGQDRSAIAARVNGELRDLSRVVADGDEIEPVKAGSEDGRSIIRHSTAHVLAQAVQDLFPEAKLGIGPPVENGFYYDFDVPTPFTPDDLGKLEKKMQQIIKERQRFSRRVVSDDDARDELASEPYKLELIGIKGSAADAAEGASVEVGGGELTIYDNVRRDDSVAWKDLCRGPHVPATGYLGNFKLMRTAAAYWRGSEKNPQLQRIYGTAWESRDELKAYLTRLEEAAKRDHRKLGTELDLFSFPDEIGSGLAVFHPKGGVLRKVMEDYSRQRHVEDDYEFVYSPHITKGQLFETSGHLDWYADGMYPPMHLDEERGADGQIRKQGQDYYLKPMNCPMHNLIFAARGRSYRELPLRLFEFGTVYRLEKSGVVHGMTRARGFTQDDAHIYCTREQMRDELRNLLTFVLGLLADYGLDDFYLELSTKNPDKFVGSDDVWEEATETLREVAEGSGLELVPDPGGAAFYGPKISVQVKDAIGRTWQMSTIQLDFNLPERFELEYTAPDGSRQRPVMIHRALFGSIERFVAVLTEHYAGVFPPWLAPVQVIGIPITDGHVDYLFEIAKQLKAQGIRIEVDASDDRMQKKIRNAQKAKVPYMLIAGDDDMSAGSVSFRYRDGTQKNGVPIADAVAEIVESVAKRVQV